The following coding sequences lie in one Haematobia irritans isolate KBUSLIRL chromosome 3, ASM5000362v1, whole genome shotgun sequence genomic window:
- the asp gene encoding microtubule assembly factor abnormal spindle has translation MSAFEVKVTPTRCKNKKQAESREPTEVVMAPFSGKSIVLFEGVPVTKTAKRILRIINPSDADIEVSVCKPINPDHNITLEWTENSVPAQNEITMELIWSPLVDVSCKETLQLIDDRNFRKDVMIILKSLPNKPVKNVRKFPTISSSNNTHVKTLRLKSPTSASNKHSSRLTQQQQQAQRKKLSTTIENSSSKCQGVAGSRKNETKAPSQATSQSQKLGNHKNISTSNKLAPIPVTRDYAATSTMKINIQTHTSPLTERNIYANETDHVVVANLSPHILVENEQLKENVSPLALSNVLDMIDDLKFTPATITLSKAPHSRMESLANLPTPMAAVPTPMSSLPTPIASVTSVITPDQTDNVRELKPRCLTIELYEEEQTTSIEDLHNDTKGVSVVITNKTFDVKHCESLDNSAENLNSSCGVSSDGSRPNSAMGLPLNKTTVIATTPVGRPLEIIEEEENTSLTSKNTPPNQHVGTPKASTEEDLKRDIKLVGTPLRKYSESMKDLYQKSPQALLTQGSLPNLNEMESIKSFEQNRYFQQTTSQNKLSCSKSVVSGGSCSANKPDKTVDPNESGDLLNASQASSVSHPDVMFNHNEILAQSSRFNLNEVGLKYRKCSPVVNKTKSSNSKTTTTPPSRSGKSKLNTVSEGHGQKRRSTELSFSDSQSVDSIVSSCSTKTNSTKSSYSAVSPPKRQRLDHRSPSNTNGATAKVKSWGQTQPKKFKLAKTLSLVKKPLTPRKAKEEPRTRLYDSELYLQPYINPDPFAATTTCDPFLASTMYLDEAAVDRHQTDFKKWLNALVTMPADLDTDSNAKIDVGKLFNEVRHKDLILAPTKEEQSMNYLTNFRLESLRKAAVQLFLSDEMRGPCSKVAVYVQKNAMRIRSDRNLHLDVVTQREILELLLCFNPLWLRLGLEVVYGEKIHLQSNRDIVGLSTFILNRFFRDKFLEQKYSKAYTLSDEYAEHIKKFTLQKFFFLMLFLDKAKEKRIITHNPCLFIKKSPHKETREVLLRFSCELLANVGDITRDLKRLGYVLTHKQNYLDEFDYAFNNLAVDLRDGIRLTRVMEIILLREDLTKQLRVPAISRLQRIFNVNLALKALGEADFQLKGEIAANDIVDGHREKTLSLLWQIIYKFRSPKFHAAARVIQQWWRNSWLRVVIGRRIRHKEELRRQAAATTIQKVFRGFVTRRRVEAYREQLTQAVVVLQKHTRRYLARKKFLANVRRVVLIQSWFRSVCKGRKERQNYRDLRASAVCIQRHWRNREEARALRQQAALEKCKYHQQRIQAACRIQALWRGYKARKCYFETVSAVLVVQRRFRAYKLMKQQLANYQQLRRAIILVQRRFRARREMRKQRDFYQRLKSSCVLVQRRYRANVLMQHQRAEYLRIRQKVVYIQQKWRATLLSRRIRVHFISMQYYTTVLQQKFRARKQMRIDQYNYQHLRTCVINIQRRFRAKLQMRHEYRQYRAKIMAIEVIQCRFQAYKKMRYQRAKYQGTRAAVVCIQEYFRNFLQMKEDRKKYLTMKKAAVTIQTAFRLYRIMKIQQGNYQKLKEAVICVQRRYRATLAMRHQRQEYLHQRNLIISVQLRYKATLLARQVRLQYIYKRELIIQIQRRFRAKRLMRIQRQQYLDSRFKIIRIQNYFRSYLLMKNQRSYYESQRMAAIKIQTWFRSILDMRNQKQGYQRVRSSSIVIQRKWRATREAREQRKLFLSTIQKVVYLQRVIRATLQMRFTRLEYERQRQAAICIQRRFRAHRNMLQIRSQYQLIRSLIICIQRKYRANREMIRIRHDFLLLRQTTIHLQQKFRGRLLMREEREHFVQLKTTIVDFQAHARGAMARRRFHKLMTPEMKELLRQKKAAKIIQRYWRGYRIRKRLHNIRIKTIRQNIALLKDSTNTLNTIRVKVQDAVRILRGRFSASEALSVLVRLDRISRTVPHLLMCRSDFISTFCYGIMAQAIRSEVDKQLIMYCSRIILNLARYNSTTANTFQEGGLVTIAQMLLRWCDKDCEIFNTLCTLIWIFAHCPVKRKIIRDFMTTTDAIYMVRETKKLVARKEKMKQNVRKPMVAITQRTGSSSQQQPNFSSRALPSLEPDYGVIRNKPYTFISSVYAFDTILYKLGIDIF, from the exons ATGAGTGCATTCGAG GTAAAGGTTACACCAACGCGATGCAAAAACAAGAAGCAGGCAGAATCCCGCGAGCCCACCGAAGTGGTAATGGCGCCATTTTCAGGAAAATCCATTGTTCTCTTTGAAGGTGTCCCTGTAACAAAAACTGCCAAAAGAATTTTGCGCATAATAAATCCCTCTGATGCTGACATTGAG GTATCCGTTTGCAAACCAATTAATCCCGACCACAATATAACTTTGGAATGGACGGAAAATTCTGTGCCGGCACAGAATGAAATAACAATGGAACTGATATGGTCACCTTTAGTTGATGTATCATGCAAGGAAACACTTCAGCTAATTGATGATAGAAACTTTCGTAAGGATGTTATGATAATCCTCAAATCCCTGCCAAATAAACCAGTAAAG AATGTGCGTAAATTTCCCACGATATCATCGAGTAACAATACACATGTGAAAACTCTGCGCCTTAAATCCCCCACAAGTGCCTCCAACAAACACAGCAGTAGattaacacaacaacaacagcaggcgcaaagaaaaaaattgtcaacgacAATTGAAAACAGCAGTAGTAAATGCCAAGGGGTAGCGGGCAGcagaaaaaatgaaacaaaggCACCTTCTCAAGCCACATCACAATCGCAGAAATTGGGCAATCACAAAAACATAAGCACAAGCAATAAGCTAGCTCCAATCCCAGTAACTCGCGATTATGCCGCCACATCAACGATGAAAATCAATATCCAGACTCACACATCACCTCTAACGGAACGTAATATCTATGCAAATGAAACTGATCATGTGGTGGTCGCAAATCTTTCACCACATATTCTTGTTGAAAACGAGCAACTTAAAGAGAATGTCAGTCCATTGGCGTTGTCCAATGTATTGGATATGATTGACGATTTGAAATTTACTCCTGCTACTATAACTTTGTCGAAGGCTCCACATTCGCGGATGGAAAGTTTGGCAAATTTGCCCACGCCCATGGCTGCGGTGCCAACGCCTATGTCGTCTTTGCCCACACCGATTGCTTCAGTAACGAGTGTAATTACTCCAGACCAAACAGACAATGTGCGGGAATTAAAACCACGATGTTTAACCATAGAATTGTACGAAGAAGAACAAACCACCTCCATTGAAGATTTGCACAATGACACCAAAGGAGTCAGTGTAGTCATAACAAATAAAACCTTTGATGTTAAACATTGTGAAAGTCTGGACAATTcggcagaaaatttgaattcttcTTGCGGTGTCAGCAGTGACGGGAGTAGACCAAACAGTGCAATGGGTTTGCCTTTGAATAAGACAACAGTAATTGCAACCACGCCAGTGGGTAGACCTTTGGAGATAatcgaagaagaagaaaatacaAGCCTTACCTCTAAAAATACTCCCCCAAATCAACATGTTGGAACACCCAAGGCATCAACTGAAGAAGACCTTAAGCGCGACATAAAGCTAGTGGGAACACCGCTACGAAAATATTCAGAATCCATGAAGGATTTGTATCAGAAATCACCGCAAGCATTGCTAACTCAGGGCTCCCTGCCCAATCTCAATGAAATGGAATCCATAAAATCTTTCGAACAAAATCGTTATTTTCAACAGACTACTTCCCAGAATAAACTCAGTTGTTCAAAATCGGTTGTGAGTGGAGGATCGTGCAGCGCTAATAAGCCGGATAAAACAGTGGATCCAAATGAATCGGGCGACTTGTTAAATGCCAGCCAGGCCAGCTCGGTATCACACCCAGATGTCATGTTCAATCACAATGAAATACTAGCCCAATCAAGTCGTTTCAATTTAAATGAAGTTGGTCTTAAATATCGCAAGTGTAGCCCAGtagttaataaaacaaaaagttcTAACTCCAAAACGACCACCACTCCACCATCCAGATCAGGGAAGTCGAAGCTCAATACCGTGAGTGAGGGCCATGGACAGAAAAGAAGATCGACTGAGCTTTCTTTCTCCGATTCGCAGAGTGTTGATTCCATTGTTAGCTCTTGTAGCACAAAAACTAATTCCACGAAATCGAGCTACTCTGCTGTTTCCCCTCCTAAAAGACAAAGACTTGATCACCGAAGTCCTTCAAATACAAATGGGGCTACGGCAAAGGTAAAGAGTTGGGGTCAGACACAGCCCAAGAAATTCAAATTGGCCAAAACTTTATCGTTGGTGAAAAAACCATTAACGCCACGTAAAGCCAAAGAGGAACCTCGTACCAGACTCTATGACTCTGAATTGTATCTGCAGCCATACATCAACCCTGATCCATTTGCGGCAACCACCACTTGTGATCCCTTCTTGGCTTCTACCATGTATTTGGATGAAGCTGCTGTGGATCGACATCAGACGGACTTCAAGAAATGGCTGAATGCATTGGTTACCATGCCTGCCGATTTGGATACTGACTCAAATGCCAAAATTGACGTCGGCAAACTCTTCAATGAAGTACGTCACAAAGATCTTATTTTGGCTCCCACCAAAGAGGAACAATCGATGAATTATTTAACAAACTTCCGCTTGGAGTCATTGCGGAAAGCAGCGGTGCAACTCTTCTTGAGTGATGAGATGAGGGGACCATGCTCCAAAGTGGCAGTTTATGTACAAAAGAATGCCATGCGTATACGTAGTGATCGAAATCTACATCTGGATGTGGTAACACAAAGGGAAATACTGGAATTGTTACTTTGCTTCAATCCACTTTGGTTACGATTGGGTCTTGAAGTGGTCTACGGGGAAAAAATCCATTTGCAATCGAATCGCGATATCGTGGGATTGAGTACTTTTATTCTGAACAG ATTTTTTCGCGACAAATTTCTGGAGCAGAAGTACTCAAAAGCTTACACGTTGTCGGATGAGTATGCCGAGCACATTAAAAAGTTTACCTTGCAAAAATTCTTCTTCCTTATGCTTTTTTTGGAcaaggccaaagaaaaacgcatTATTACTCACAATCCTTGCTTGTTCATTAAGAAGTCCCCTCACAAAGAAACCCGAGAGGTTCTCTTGCGTTTCTCTTGTGAGCTTCTCGCCAATGTTGGTGATATAACTCGAGATTTGAAACGCCTTGGCTATGTGcttacacacaaacaaaattatttggatGAATTTGATTATGCCTTCAACAATTTGGCGGTGGATTTGAGGGATGGCATACGTTTAACCCGagttatggaaataattttgctTCGGGAAGATCTAACCAAGCAACTAAGGGTACCCGCAATATCCCGACTTCAACGTATATTTAATGTTAATTTGGCTCTAAAGGCTTTGGGAGAAGCTGATTTCCAATTGAAAGGTGAAATCGCTGCCAATGACATTGTTGATGGCCATAGAGAAAAGACCTTGTCTCTTTTATGGCAGATTATTTACAAATTTAGGTCACCCAAATTCCATGCAGCCGCCAGAGTTATTCAACAATGGTGGCGTAACTCCTGGCTTCGTGTTGTTATTGGTCGACGGATTCGCCACAAAGAAGAATTGAGACGGCAAGCTGCCGCCACAACTATACAAAAAGTATTTCGAGGTTTTGTCACACGCCGCCGAGTGGAGGCTTATAGAGAGCAGTTGACGCAGGCTGTTGTTGTATTGCAAAAGCACACCCGACGTTACTTAGCCCGTAAGAAATTCTTAGCCAATGTTCGGAGAGTAGTTCTAATACAATCATGGTTTCGGTCTGTATGCAAGGGCAGAAAGGAGCGGCAAAATTATAGGGATTTGCGGGCAAGTGCTGTGTGCATACAGCGACATTGGCGAAATAGGGAGGAAGCGAGAGCACTCAGGCAACAGGCtgctttagaaaaatgtaaatacCATCAGCAAAGAATACAAGCTGCGTGTCGCATACAAGCTTTGTGGAGAGGTTACAAAGCCCGGAAATGCTACTTTGAAACTGTCTCTGCGGTTTTGGTTGTACAAAGAAGATTCCGCGCCTATAAACTCATGAAACAACAACTGGCGAATTATCAACAATTGCGTAGGGCCATTATCCTTGTTCAGAGGCGGTTTAGGGCTAGGCGAGAAATGAGAAAACAGCGCGATTTCTATCAACGTTTAAAATCAAGTTGTGTTTTGGTACAAAGACGATATCGGGCCAATGTGTTAATGCAACACCAGAGAGCAGAATACTTGCGAATTCGTCAAAAAGTGGTATACATTCAACAAAAATGGCGGGCCACCCTACTAAGTCGTCGAATTCGggtacatttcatttctatgcaaTATTACACGACAGTGCTGCAACAGAAATTCAGAGCCCGCAAACAAATGAGGATAGACCAATACAATTACCAACATTTAAGGACCTGTGTCATAAATATACAGAGACGTTTCAGAGCAAAATTGCAAATGCGTCATGAATATCGTCAGTACAGGGCCAAGATTATGGCAATCGAAGTGATACAATGCCGATTCCAAGCTTATAAGAAAATGCGCTATCAGAGGGCCAAATATCAAGGTACACGAGCTGCTGTTGTGTGCATACAGGAGTACTTCCGAAATTTCCTCCAAATGAAGGAGGATCGAAAGAAGTATTTAACGATGAAAAAAGCGGCGGTTACAATTCAAACTGCTTTCCGGCTATATCGCATTATGAAAATCCAGCAAGGAAATTATCAAAAGTTAAAAGAAGCTGTCATCTGCGTACAGCGGAGATATCGGGCTACATTAGCTATGCGACATCAGAGACAAGAATATTTGCACCAACGTAATTTAATTATTTCCGTGCAGCTGCGTTACAAAGCCACTTTGTTAGCTCGTCAAGTTAGACTTCAATACATATACAAACGTGAGCTGATTATCCAAATACAAAGGCGTTTTCGAGCTAAACGGCTGATGCGTATACAACGACAGCAATATCTGGATTCTAGATTCAAAATAATTCGTATACAAAACTATTTCCGTTCGTATTTACTCATGAAAAATCAGCGAAGCTATTATGAAAGTCAACGCATGGCTGccataaaaatacaaacatGGTTTAGATCCATTTTGGACATGCGTAACCAAAAACAGGGCTATCAACGTGTGCGGTCTTCAAGTATTGTGATACAAAGAAAATGGAGAGCTACGAGAGAGGCCAGAGAACAACGGAAGCTTTTCCTTAGCACCATACAAAAAGTTGTATATCTGCAAAGAGTAATAAGAGCTACGCTACAAATGCGTTTCACACGCTTGGAGTATGAACGTCAGCGACAGGCAGCCATTTGTATACAACGTCGATTCCGTGCTCACCGGAATATGCTACAGATCCGTTCGCAATATCAGCTCATACGATCGCTCATAATATGCATTCAACGCAAGTATCGAGCAAATCGTGAAATGATTCGTATACGCCATGATTTTCTTCTACTTCGGCAAACCACCATACATTTGCAACAGAAATTCCGCGGACGTTTGTTAATGCGTGAAGAACGTGaacattttgtacaattaaagaCAACCATTGTAGATTTTCAGGCGCATgctcgtggtgcaatggctcgCCGTCGTTTCCATAAACTCATGACACCCGAAATGAAGGAACTGCTGCGTCAAAAGAAAGCGGCAAAAATTATTCAGCGCTATTGGCGAGGATATCGCATACGCAAACGATTACACAACATTCGCATAAAGACTATACGACAGAATATTGCATTGCTTAAAGACTCGACAAATACTTTGAACACTATACGTGTCAAAGTTCAAGATGCAGTACGAATTTTGAGAGGGCGTTTCAGCGCATCAGAAGCTCTTAGCGTTTTGGTGAGGTTGG ATCGTATTTCCCGCACCGTTCCACACCTTTTAATGTGCCGCTCGGATTTCATTTCGACATTCTGCTATGGTATTATGGCCCAAGCCATACGGTCTGAAGTCGATAAGCAGCTCATTATGTACTGCAGTCGCATCATTTTGAATTTGGCTCGCTACAACAGCACTACAGCAAATACATTCCAAGAAGGTGGTCTTGTTACCATTGCCCAAATGTTACTGCGTTGGTGCGATAA